The Victivallis sp. Marseille-Q1083 genome has a window encoding:
- a CDS encoding HAD family hydrolase: MSAKFVALDIGNVCLEIHPERCLEYFKLPEIPMELLAVLGELECGRLDTGGLLHCFRQLLPAGYSDEQLMHGWKLAVGEEIAGIEAVVRRLTEQGCRVIFFSDTSEIHLEKVFRQLSFTGLIAGGVYSFEVGARKPQPQMYEAFERRFGKPVLYVDDRACNIAAARERGWNAWQFSSAAELEQQLSGGGF, translated from the coding sequence ATGAGCGCAAAATTCGTGGCTTTGGACATTGGCAACGTCTGTCTGGAAATCCATCCGGAGCGTTGTCTGGAATATTTCAAACTGCCCGAAATTCCGATGGAATTGCTGGCGGTGCTCGGCGAACTGGAGTGCGGCCGGCTGGATACCGGCGGTTTGCTGCATTGTTTCCGCCAATTGCTGCCGGCCGGTTATTCGGATGAACAGTTGATGCACGGCTGGAAGCTGGCCGTCGGCGAGGAAATCGCCGGCATTGAGGCGGTGGTACGCCGGCTGACGGAGCAGGGATGCCGGGTGATTTTCTTTTCCGACACCTCGGAAATCCATCTGGAGAAGGTATTCCGGCAATTGTCCTTCACCGGTCTGATTGCCGGCGGCGTTTACAGTTTTGAGGTCGGGGCGCGCAAACCGCAGCCGCAGATGTACGAGGCGTTTGAACGGCGTTTCGGCAAGCCGGTGTTGTACGTCGATGACCGCGCCTGCAACATAGCCGCCGCCCGCGAACGCGGCTGGAATGCCTGGCAATTTTCTTCGGCGGCAGAACTGGAGCAGCAGTTGTCCGGAGGCGGATTTTGA
- the holA gene encoding DNA polymerase III subunit delta, whose amino-acid sequence MGKLYLISGNDEFAIKARARALAVKLAGEEFEDNPALEIVRGDAEDLKAEAIVGNFLAALRTPPFLNPEKIVWLRSFAYFEAATAGSASEALLTVMKGVQEFFKEPLPPELTVIMDGPGVDQRKAFFKLLKTAGAECDFLRKADLASRDFAQTQNERIQAIAAAAGKRLEPAAVDYLIAAVGSDFGRLQSELEKIFCFLGEEAAVVRVEDCRAVCSQTPEALSWDFADALAERNPAAALRIVNILMQQLRSQRGGNLELSMLNNAVRTFQDILKAKQAAAELQLPRRIGSNYFSTIPDERKKALPGNMLLQLHPFRAFKLVERAGSFEDAELARDFDLLLEANRRLVSGGGEPRIVLEQLILKITGAKR is encoded by the coding sequence ATGGGCAAGCTGTATTTGATCAGCGGGAATGATGAATTCGCGATCAAGGCGCGGGCGCGGGCGCTGGCCGTCAAATTGGCCGGCGAGGAGTTCGAAGACAATCCGGCGCTGGAAATCGTTCGCGGCGACGCCGAGGATTTGAAGGCGGAGGCGATTGTCGGCAATTTCCTTGCCGCGTTGCGGACGCCGCCGTTCCTGAATCCGGAGAAGATCGTCTGGCTGCGCAGTTTCGCATACTTCGAAGCGGCGACGGCCGGCAGCGCCTCGGAAGCGTTGCTGACGGTGATGAAGGGGGTGCAGGAGTTTTTCAAGGAGCCGTTGCCGCCGGAATTGACGGTAATCATGGACGGTCCCGGCGTCGACCAGCGCAAAGCATTTTTCAAGCTGCTCAAGACTGCCGGCGCTGAATGCGACTTCCTCCGCAAGGCTGACCTGGCCTCGCGCGATTTCGCCCAGACCCAGAACGAACGCATTCAGGCGATCGCCGCCGCCGCCGGCAAACGGCTGGAGCCGGCGGCGGTCGATTATCTGATCGCCGCGGTCGGCAGCGATTTCGGCCGGCTGCAGAGCGAGCTGGAAAAAATTTTCTGTTTCCTGGGGGAAGAAGCGGCCGTGGTCCGGGTGGAAGATTGCCGGGCGGTCTGCAGCCAGACACCGGAAGCGTTGAGCTGGGATTTCGCCGATGCGCTGGCGGAACGCAACCCGGCGGCGGCATTGCGCATCGTCAATATTCTGATGCAGCAACTGCGGTCGCAGCGCGGCGGCAATCTGGAGCTGTCGATGCTCAACAATGCGGTGCGGACTTTTCAGGATATTTTAAAAGCGAAACAGGCGGCGGCGGAGCTGCAGTTGCCGCGGCGGATCGGCAGCAACTATTTCAGCACCATTCCGGATGAACGCAAAAAAGCGTTGCCGGGCAATATGCTTCTGCAGTTGCATCCGTTCCGGGCATTCAAGCTGGTCGAGCGGGCCGGCAGCTTCGAGGATGCCGAACTGGCGCGTGATTTCGATCTGCTGCTGGAGGCCAACCGGCGGTTGGTTTCCGGCGGCGGCGAACCGAGAATTGTTCTGGAACAATTGATTTTGAAGATCACCGGCGCCAAACGCTGA
- a CDS encoding glycosyltransferase produces MRNRRDCQIQYISVVIPVYNEIGCLAELIDRTIKSCEQTRRKYEIIFIDDGSHDGSTEALIEAANANPDRVVACILNRNYGQHSAIMAGFAQVRGDLVITLDADLQNPPEEIPNLLKAAEEGNDVVGTIRQNRQDTLFRRWASKVVNLVAQKATGVNMHDYGCMLRAYRRHIVDAMLQCPERSTFIPVLANSFARTTCEIPVRHCERAVGESKYSLIKLINLQFNLLTCMTTFPLRLLSYVGVFMALFGVLFGVLLFVLRFWYGAEWAANGVFTLFAPMFLFFGCMMVGMGLQGEYLARVYNDVRSRPRYFIEEVVGRRDEQ; encoded by the coding sequence ATGAGGAATCGACGGGATTGTCAAATCCAATATATTTCAGTGGTGATTCCGGTCTACAATGAGATCGGCTGCCTGGCCGAATTGATCGACCGGACCATCAAGAGTTGCGAGCAGACCAGACGGAAATACGAGATTATTTTTATCGACGACGGCAGCCACGACGGCTCCACCGAAGCGTTGATCGAAGCGGCCAACGCCAACCCGGACCGGGTGGTCGCCTGTATTCTGAACCGCAATTACGGCCAGCATTCGGCGATCATGGCCGGCTTTGCCCAGGTGCGCGGCGATTTGGTGATTACTTTGGATGCCGATTTGCAGAATCCGCCGGAAGAAATTCCGAATCTGCTCAAGGCGGCCGAAGAGGGCAACGACGTTGTCGGCACCATCCGGCAGAACCGGCAGGATACCTTGTTCCGCCGCTGGGCGTCCAAGGTGGTCAATCTGGTGGCGCAGAAAGCGACCGGCGTGAACATGCACGATTACGGTTGCATGTTGCGGGCCTATCGGCGCCATATCGTCGACGCGATGCTGCAATGCCCGGAGCGGAGCACTTTCATTCCGGTGCTGGCCAACAGTTTTGCGCGGACCACCTGCGAGATTCCGGTACGGCACTGTGAACGGGCGGTCGGCGAATCGAAGTACTCGCTGATCAAGTTGATCAATCTGCAATTCAATCTGCTGACCTGCATGACGACCTTTCCGTTGCGGCTGCTGAGTTATGTCGGCGTCTTCATGGCGCTGTTCGGCGTGTTGTTCGGCGTTCTGCTGTTCGTCCTGCGGTTCTGGTACGGGGCGGAATGGGCGGCCAACGGCGTGTTTACGCTGTTTGCGCCGATGTTTCTGTTCTTCGGCTGCATGATGGTCGGCATGGGGTTGCAGGGGGAATATCTGGCCCGGGTTTACAACGATGTGCGCTCCAGGCCGCGCTATTTCATCGAAGAAGTCGTCGGACGCCGGGACGAGCAATAA
- the cls gene encoding cardiolipin synthase — translation MISLLLLAVHLLAILHILWTKHRDSSSAAMWLLAVTLLPGIGLLFYLFFGITSIDRVHSRRQALQSELSQPDNGILGGGLRRQRDAWGQFVPPLEVLRNPRTKLLDRLFPQRPALDGNSLEILCDGTMVYPRMLADIEAAKICIRLESFILMDDQIGRQLLDTLERKAAEGVDVKVLFDSFGSAKAILSHYLRHYFRKSPNFKIQAFSPLNLLTPWKFQLRNHRKLLIIDGIIAYSGGLNISQDNERLAKVPPNRYIHDLHCRITGPAVSQFIQVFLQDWAYTTRRHLEEFALPADFPELKRTGDAVVRVIESGPGENRNGSQNLFFAAAAIAQRSLYIMTPYLVPGNDYINALCMAASRGVDVRIIVPAHNNHWFVDWAARSNYQQLLEYGIRIFEKQGIFSHAKALLVDSAWGFMGSSNCDSRSFRLNYELDFCFSEDRSVDELHRQFNDELADSAELSLHEVERRSPFMQILENCCSLLTPIL, via the coding sequence TTGATCAGTCTGCTGCTGCTGGCGGTGCATCTGCTGGCGATTCTGCATATCCTGTGGACCAAGCACCGCGATTCGTCGAGTGCGGCGATGTGGCTGCTGGCGGTGACGCTGCTGCCGGGTATCGGGCTGTTGTTTTATCTATTTTTCGGCATCACCAGCATCGACCGGGTCCATTCGCGCCGTCAGGCGCTGCAGAGCGAGCTGTCGCAGCCGGACAACGGCATTCTGGGCGGCGGTCTGCGCCGGCAGCGCGATGCCTGGGGGCAATTTGTGCCGCCGCTGGAAGTGCTGCGCAATCCGCGGACCAAACTGTTGGATCGGCTGTTTCCGCAGCGCCCGGCGCTGGACGGCAATTCGCTGGAAATCCTCTGTGACGGGACGATGGTCTATCCGCGGATGCTGGCCGATATCGAAGCGGCGAAAATCTGTATCCGGCTGGAATCGTTCATCCTGATGGACGACCAGATCGGCCGGCAGTTGCTGGATACGCTGGAACGCAAGGCGGCCGAAGGGGTGGATGTCAAGGTGCTGTTCGACAGTTTCGGCAGCGCCAAGGCGATTTTATCGCATTATCTGCGGCACTATTTCCGCAAGAGCCCGAATTTCAAAATCCAGGCATTTTCACCGCTGAACTTGCTGACGCCGTGGAAGTTCCAGTTGCGCAACCACCGGAAGCTGTTGATCATCGATGGAATCATCGCCTACAGCGGCGGCTTGAATATTTCACAGGACAACGAACGGCTGGCCAAAGTGCCGCCCAACCGCTATATCCACGATTTGCATTGCCGGATCACCGGTCCGGCGGTTTCCCAGTTCATCCAGGTGTTTCTGCAGGATTGGGCCTATACGACCCGGCGGCATCTGGAGGAGTTCGCCCTGCCGGCTGATTTTCCGGAGTTGAAGCGCACCGGCGACGCGGTGGTCCGGGTCATCGAAAGCGGTCCGGGTGAGAATCGCAACGGTTCGCAGAACCTCTTTTTCGCCGCCGCCGCCATCGCCCAGCGCTCCCTGTACATCATGACGCCCTATCTGGTGCCCGGCAACGATTATATCAATGCTCTGTGCATGGCGGCATCGCGCGGTGTCGATGTCCGGATTATCGTGCCGGCGCACAACAACCACTGGTTTGTCGACTGGGCGGCGCGCAGCAATTATCAGCAACTGCTGGAATACGGCATCCGGATTTTCGAAAAGCAGGGTATTTTTTCCCATGCCAAGGCGCTGCTGGTCGATTCCGCCTGGGGGTTCATGGGGTCGAGCAATTGCGACAGCCGGAGTTTCCGGTTGAATTACGAATTGGACTTTTGTTTTTCCGAAGACCGCTCCGTCGATGAACTTCATCGCCAGTTCAACGACGAATTGGCCGATTCCGCCGAACTGTCGTTGCACGAGGTGGAACGGCGCAGTCCGTTCATGCAGATTCTGGAGAACTGTTGTTCGCTGCTGACGCCGATTCTGTAA